Proteins encoded by one window of Mycolicibacterium cosmeticum:
- a CDS encoding helix-turn-helix transcriptional regulator, whose product MRNVELGAFLQARRAAVSPTAVGLPHNGARRRVPGLRREEVAALVGLSTDYYIRLEQGRAGRPSETVLEAIARALLLDEPQREHLRDLARPRHDRPRATREQLSALTRMFLDTLTVPALVMTANTDVIGWNALAGIVFTDFAARPIRERNTAWLLFRDAELAARHRNWEASARDTVGMLRMAAGRNPDDAGLTALVDELSTHSPAFRRYWSNHHVYAKSTGVTQLRHPDIGDIDLAFIAWSTPASPNQTLVTYTPEPGSPSARAIGLLGSNRPGRGQARGHGPCPAGDDGRAVG is encoded by the coding sequence ATGCGCAATGTCGAACTGGGCGCGTTCTTGCAGGCCCGTCGGGCGGCGGTGTCGCCGACAGCGGTCGGGTTGCCGCACAACGGTGCGCGCCGGCGTGTTCCCGGGTTACGCAGGGAAGAGGTCGCCGCATTGGTCGGCCTGTCCACCGACTACTACATACGGCTGGAACAGGGCCGCGCCGGCAGGCCATCGGAGACGGTGCTCGAGGCCATCGCGAGGGCGCTGTTACTCGACGAGCCCCAGCGTGAACATCTTCGCGACCTTGCCCGCCCGCGTCACGATCGGCCCCGCGCAACTCGCGAACAACTCAGCGCCCTGACGCGGATGTTCCTCGACACCCTGACGGTGCCCGCCCTGGTCATGACCGCCAACACCGATGTCATCGGATGGAACGCTCTCGCCGGTATCGTGTTCACCGATTTCGCGGCTCGACCGATCCGCGAGCGGAACACCGCTTGGCTGCTGTTCCGTGACGCCGAACTAGCCGCCCGGCACCGCAACTGGGAGGCGTCGGCACGCGATACCGTCGGCATGCTGCGGATGGCGGCAGGCCGGAACCCGGACGATGCCGGACTGACCGCGCTGGTCGACGAGTTGTCCACGCACAGCCCGGCGTTTCGTCGGTACTGGAGCAACCACCATGTCTACGCCAAGTCGACCGGCGTGACGCAGCTGCGGCATCCCGATATCGGCGACATCGACCTCGCCTTCATCGCCTGGAGCACCCCGGCGTCACCGAATCAGACCCTCGTCACCTACACGCCCGAACCCGGATCACCGTCGGCCCGGGCGATCGGCCTTCTCGGCTCGAACCGTCCCGGCCGGGGGCAGGCGCGGGGTCACGGCCCCTGTCCGGCCGGAGATGACGGTCGAGCGGTCGGCTAG
- a CDS encoding amino acid synthesis family protein: MKLRKIVTVVEEIRTEGGREVNPPARVAVVAAVIENPWAGQGFVENLNPGIDATASDLGALLAPLVLEALDAPAEAYGKAAIVGLDGEIEHGSGLIHTLKFGDHFRKAANATTLLPAVEKRGPAGVLFDIPLKHITDATIRSHHQTVEVRVADAPHADEIVIALAASAQGRPQQRLAPLSSEQ, translated from the coding sequence ATGAAGCTGCGCAAGATCGTCACCGTCGTCGAAGAGATCCGCACCGAGGGCGGCCGGGAGGTCAATCCGCCGGCTCGTGTCGCCGTCGTCGCCGCGGTGATCGAAAATCCGTGGGCTGGGCAGGGATTCGTGGAGAACCTGAACCCGGGCATCGACGCGACAGCGTCCGATCTCGGCGCGCTACTCGCTCCCCTGGTGCTCGAAGCCCTCGACGCCCCCGCCGAGGCCTACGGCAAGGCGGCGATCGTCGGGCTCGACGGCGAGATCGAACACGGCTCCGGGTTGATCCACACGCTGAAGTTCGGCGACCACTTCCGCAAGGCGGCCAACGCCACCACGTTGTTGCCCGCGGTGGAGAAGCGCGGGCCGGCCGGTGTGCTCTTCGACATCCCGCTCAAACACATCACCGACGCCACCATCCGCTCCCACCACCAGACCGTCGAGGTCCGTGTCGCCGACGCCCCACACGCCGACGAGATCGTCATCGCGCTGGCCGCGTCCGCGCAGGGCCGCCCGCAGCAGCGGCTGGCCCCGTTGAGCTCCGAGCAGTGA
- a CDS encoding amino acid synthesis family protein, whose protein sequence is MQQIGLRKVVSYRETVVTEAGAHPAHPAVQASVAAVIANPWVGTGPGRDLSAEVTQIAPLLARLLTDRLTQALGGAEAVEAFGKAALVGTAGEIEHGGALIHTPYFGNLMREFLGGESIICFADARAEAGEPLVIPLWHKTQAATRSHYQTVSTRISDGPRADELVIVAAGSTGPRPHPRIGDRTTDPAVTVKSLESVLS, encoded by the coding sequence ATGCAACAGATTGGCCTGCGCAAGGTGGTCTCGTACCGCGAGACGGTCGTCACCGAGGCCGGGGCGCACCCGGCACACCCCGCCGTACAGGCCAGCGTCGCGGCCGTCATCGCCAACCCGTGGGTGGGTACCGGCCCCGGACGTGACCTGTCCGCCGAGGTCACGCAGATCGCTCCCCTGCTCGCGCGACTGCTCACCGACCGGCTGACCCAGGCCCTCGGCGGGGCCGAAGCGGTCGAGGCGTTCGGCAAGGCGGCCCTCGTCGGTACCGCCGGCGAGATCGAACACGGCGGCGCACTCATCCATACCCCCTACTTCGGCAACCTGATGCGCGAATTCCTCGGCGGCGAGTCGATCATCTGCTTCGCCGACGCCCGCGCGGAAGCCGGTGAGCCGCTGGTGATCCCGCTGTGGCACAAGACGCAGGCCGCGACCCGCAGCCACTACCAGACGGTGAGCACCCGGATCTCGGACGGTCCGCGCGCCGACGAACTGGTCATCGTCGCCGCCGGATCCACCGGCCCCCGCCCGCATCCCCGCATCGGGGACCGCACCACCGACCCCGCCGTCACCGTCAAGAGTCTGGAGAGTGTCCTGTCATGA
- a CDS encoding aldehyde dehydrogenase, with product MSETLQHFIGGAPTPPNSGEYFESTNPATREVLYRAARGNAADIDTAVAAATEAFHDPRWRDLSQTKRGHLLRRLGDLIGAHAEELARSESLDNGKLLREMRGQLATLPEYYYYYAGLADKIHGEVIPTSNRQVLNYTMREPLGVVGAITPWNSPLTLTTSKLAPALCVGNTVVIKPSEYTSATVLKLAELAIEAGFPPGAVNVVTGFGAEAGQPLVDHRGLAKISFTGSTATGSRIASAAAGRFIGSTLELGGKSPNIVFDDADIANAATGVVAGIFAAAGQTCIAGSRVFAHRAIYDELLDRVAERARSIRMGNPLDDDTELGPLAFEDQRDKVASYVDLGRSEGARVLTGGRATDGGLGGFFYEPTVLVDVTNEMRVVREEIFGPVAAVMPFDTEDEVIALANDTDYGLAAGIWTSNLARAHRMAARLDAGTIWVNTYRAMSPMSPRQGFKSSGVGVEHGTETIKEYTRLKSVWINTDEGPVPDPFVMRS from the coding sequence GTGTCTGAAACACTGCAGCACTTCATCGGCGGCGCACCGACCCCACCGAACTCCGGCGAGTACTTCGAGAGCACCAACCCGGCCACCCGGGAGGTGCTGTACCGGGCCGCACGCGGCAACGCCGCCGATATCGACACGGCCGTGGCCGCGGCGACCGAGGCATTCCACGACCCCCGGTGGCGTGATCTGTCCCAGACCAAACGCGGTCACCTGCTGCGCCGGCTCGGTGACCTCATCGGTGCACACGCCGAGGAACTGGCCCGCTCGGAGTCGTTGGACAACGGCAAGTTGCTGCGGGAGATGCGGGGCCAGCTGGCCACGCTGCCCGAGTATTACTACTACTACGCGGGTTTGGCCGACAAGATCCACGGTGAGGTGATCCCCACCTCGAATCGTCAGGTGCTCAACTACACCATGCGCGAGCCGCTGGGGGTGGTCGGCGCGATCACCCCGTGGAATTCTCCGTTGACGCTGACCACCAGCAAGCTGGCACCCGCGTTGTGCGTCGGCAACACCGTGGTGATCAAACCGTCGGAGTACACGTCGGCGACGGTGCTGAAACTCGCCGAACTCGCGATCGAGGCCGGCTTCCCGCCGGGTGCGGTCAACGTCGTCACCGGCTTCGGCGCCGAAGCCGGCCAGCCGCTGGTGGATCATCGCGGGCTGGCGAAGATCTCGTTCACCGGCAGCACCGCCACCGGTTCACGCATCGCCTCGGCGGCGGCCGGCCGGTTCATCGGTTCGACGCTGGAGCTGGGCGGCAAGTCCCCGAACATCGTCTTCGACGACGCCGACATCGCCAACGCCGCCACCGGTGTGGTGGCGGGCATCTTCGCCGCGGCCGGGCAGACGTGCATCGCGGGCAGCCGAGTGTTCGCCCACCGCGCGATCTACGACGAACTGCTCGACCGCGTCGCCGAGCGCGCCCGCAGCATCCGGATGGGCAACCCGCTCGACGACGACACCGAACTCGGCCCGCTGGCATTCGAGGATCAACGCGACAAGGTCGCCTCTTACGTCGACCTTGGCCGCAGCGAGGGCGCCCGGGTGCTCACCGGCGGTCGGGCCACCGATGGCGGCCTCGGCGGATTCTTCTACGAACCAACGGTTCTGGTCGACGTGACCAACGAGATGCGGGTGGTCCGCGAGGAGATCTTCGGGCCGGTCGCGGCGGTCATGCCCTTCGACACCGAAGACGAGGTGATCGCGCTCGCCAATGACACCGACTACGGTCTGGCCGCCGGGATCTGGACCTCGAATCTGGCCCGCGCACACCGGATGGCGGCACGGCTGGACGCCGGCACCATCTGGGTGAACACCTACCGGGCCATGTCACCCATGTCCCCCAGGCAAGGCTTCAAGAGCAGCGGTGTCGGCGTCGAGCACGGCACCGAGACCATCAAGGAGTACACCCGGCTCAAGAGCGTGTGGATCAACACCGACGAGGGCCCGGTGCCCGACCCGTTCGTGATGCGGAGCTGA
- a CDS encoding LLM class flavin-dependent oxidoreductase, with product MRFSLFVHMERWDESVSHRELFENLTELTLLAEAGGFSTVWIGEHHAMEYTISPSPMPLLAYLAGQTSTIRLGAGTIIAPFWNPIRVAGECALLDVISNGRMEVGLARGAYQIEFDRMMPGLAASDGGKYLRELVPAVRNLWQGDYAHDGQIWQFPTSTSVPKPVQKPTPPMWIAARDPDSHDFAVAHGCNVMVTPLMKGDEEVVALRDKFETAVANHPEVPRPQLMVLRHTHIHSPADPDGWRPAAAAISRFYRTFDAWFGNSTTPVNGFLDPSPESKFAGRPEFELESLHRTAMIGTPDEVIERLHTYRDLGVDEYSFWIDNSMSHDEKRISLELFIKEVVPAFQ from the coding sequence ATGAGATTCTCGCTGTTCGTGCACATGGAGCGTTGGGACGAATCGGTCAGCCATCGTGAACTTTTCGAGAACCTGACCGAGCTGACATTATTGGCCGAGGCCGGCGGTTTTTCGACGGTGTGGATCGGCGAACACCACGCCATGGAGTACACCATCTCGCCGAGCCCGATGCCGCTGCTGGCGTACCTGGCCGGCCAGACCAGCACCATTCGGCTCGGGGCGGGAACCATCATCGCGCCGTTCTGGAACCCGATCCGGGTGGCGGGTGAATGCGCCCTGCTCGACGTGATCAGCAACGGTCGCATGGAGGTCGGACTGGCCCGCGGCGCCTACCAGATCGAGTTCGACCGGATGATGCCCGGACTGGCAGCCTCCGACGGCGGCAAATACCTCCGCGAACTGGTGCCCGCGGTCCGCAACCTGTGGCAGGGCGACTACGCGCACGACGGGCAGATCTGGCAGTTCCCGACGTCGACCAGCGTACCCAAGCCGGTGCAGAAGCCGACCCCGCCGATGTGGATCGCCGCCCGCGACCCCGACTCCCACGACTTCGCGGTGGCCCATGGCTGCAATGTGATGGTCACACCCCTGATGAAGGGCGACGAGGAGGTGGTGGCGCTGCGGGACAAGTTCGAGACCGCCGTCGCCAACCATCCCGAGGTGCCGCGCCCGCAGCTGATGGTGTTGCGCCACACCCATATTCACTCGCCGGCAGATCCCGACGGCTGGCGTCCGGCGGCCGCGGCCATCTCGCGGTTCTACCGCACCTTCGATGCCTGGTTCGGGAACTCGACCACACCGGTCAACGGCTTCCTGGACCCCAGCCCGGAATCGAAATTCGCCGGGCGCCCGGAGTTCGAACTGGAATCGCTGCACCGAACCGCCATGATCGGCACCCCCGACGAGGTCATCGAGCGGTTACACACCTACCGGGATCTCGGCGTCGACGAGTACAGCTTCTGGATCGACAACAGCATGAGCCACGACGAGAAGCGCATATCCCTGGAACTGTTCATCAAGGAAGTCGTCCCCGCTTTCCAGTAA
- a CDS encoding GntR family transcriptional regulator, which produces MSSNGSIQGRLIEEIRRRIIAGEIAPGVNISELAIAEEFGVSRTPVRETFKQLQTEGLIEIRPRVGTFVTTPSRREITELFEMKELLEGAAARLLAQRGRVPEVDKLEDNLRRADDAVAHDDRARYAELVEEFHDLLIIGADNRKLEAHYRMLMNQLAYARLVHTSLSQPGRPLQSDREHHVVLDLILAKDGDSAERVMREHVRASRQALLAGLGDSI; this is translated from the coding sequence GTGAGCTCGAACGGTTCGATCCAAGGTCGGTTGATCGAGGAGATCCGGCGCCGGATCATCGCCGGCGAGATCGCACCCGGTGTCAACATCTCCGAACTGGCCATCGCCGAGGAGTTCGGCGTCTCCCGAACCCCGGTACGCGAGACCTTCAAACAGCTGCAGACCGAAGGACTCATCGAGATCCGGCCCCGGGTCGGCACATTCGTCACCACCCCGTCGCGCCGGGAGATCACCGAACTGTTCGAGATGAAGGAACTCCTGGAGGGTGCGGCGGCCAGGCTGCTGGCCCAGCGCGGCCGCGTGCCGGAGGTGGACAAGCTGGAGGACAACCTCCGCCGGGCCGATGACGCCGTCGCGCATGATGACCGCGCACGGTATGCCGAACTCGTCGAGGAATTCCACGACCTGCTGATCATCGGTGCCGACAACCGCAAACTCGAAGCGCACTACCGCATGCTGATGAACCAGCTCGCCTACGCGCGCCTGGTGCACACCTCCCTGAGCCAGCCGGGCCGGCCCCTGCAGTCCGACCGGGAACACCATGTGGTGCTGGATCTCATCCTGGCCAAGGACGGTGACAGCGCCGAACGGGTGATGCGTGAGCATGTGCGGGCCAGCCGGCAGGCGCTGCTGGCCGGTCTCGGCGACTCGATCTAG
- a CDS encoding alpha/beta fold hydrolase, whose protein sequence is MTAVVLLHGVGLDHTVWEPVTALLDDRFTVITPDLPGHGARPPAPAGVTLADLADGVAADIPPGAHLVGFSLGALVAQHLAVHRPELVASLASVASVCRRTPQERAAVLARLDAAAADMAASSAASLHRWYDGTDVGPEQVAATAAMLAANDRDSFLHCYRVFATADAEIGPQLGRIGVPALAVTGSDDPGSTPEMTRRLADSIPGCEAVVIPGARHMLPVQKPAELAACLTSFHTRVLGGHTRV, encoded by the coding sequence GTGACCGCCGTCGTCCTGCTGCACGGGGTGGGGCTCGACCACACCGTGTGGGAGCCGGTCACCGCGCTGCTGGACGACCGGTTCACCGTCATCACACCGGACCTGCCCGGCCACGGCGCGCGGCCACCGGCCCCGGCCGGGGTGACCCTGGCCGACCTGGCCGACGGGGTCGCCGCCGACATTCCGCCCGGTGCACACCTCGTCGGGTTCTCGCTCGGCGCGCTGGTGGCCCAACACCTTGCGGTGCACCGGCCCGAACTGGTGGCCTCGCTGGCGTCGGTGGCCTCGGTGTGCCGGCGCACCCCGCAGGAACGGGCCGCCGTGCTGGCCCGGCTGGACGCCGCGGCCGCCGATATGGCGGCCAGTTCGGCTGCATCGCTGCACCGTTGGTACGACGGCACCGACGTCGGCCCCGAGCAGGTGGCCGCCACCGCCGCAATGCTGGCGGCCAACGATCGCGACAGCTTCCTGCACTGCTACCGGGTGTTCGCCACCGCGGACGCCGAGATCGGCCCGCAGTTGGGCCGCATCGGGGTGCCCGCGTTGGCCGTCACCGGATCCGACGACCCCGGCTCCACCCCGGAGATGACGCGGCGACTGGCCGACTCCATTCCGGGTTGTGAGGCCGTCGTCATCCCCGGCGCGCGACACATGCTCCCCGTCCAGAAGCCGGCCGAACTGGCCGCCTGCCTCACGTCCTTCCACACCCGCGTCCTCGGAGGTCACACCCGTGTCTGA
- a CDS encoding tautomerase family protein, producing the protein MPLVEVTIAEGRSAAQIRAMMHEVHEAVLRTVDTRPEHIRVIVREVPRTHWATGDLTIAEMRSKEPS; encoded by the coding sequence ATGCCACTCGTCGAGGTCACCATCGCCGAGGGCCGGTCGGCCGCGCAGATCCGCGCCATGATGCACGAGGTGCACGAGGCGGTGTTGCGCACCGTGGACACCCGCCCCGAGCACATCCGCGTCATCGTCCGGGAGGTTCCCCGGACCCATTGGGCCACAGGCGATCTGACCATCGCCGAAATGAGATCGAAGGAGCCGTCATGA
- the recR gene encoding recombination mediator RecR, whose translation MFEGPVQDLIDELGKLPGIGPKSAQRIAFHLLSVEPPDIDRLTAVLGRIRDGVTFCAVCGNVSDEQRCRICNDPRRDASLVCVVEEPKDIQAVERTREFRGRYHVLGGALDPLSGVGPDQLRIRELLNRIGERVDGVDVAEVIIATDPNTEGEATATYLMRMLRDIPGLTVTRIASGLPMGGDLEFADELTLGRALAGRRAMV comes from the coding sequence GTGTTCGAGGGCCCCGTCCAGGATCTGATCGACGAGCTCGGCAAGCTGCCCGGTATCGGGCCGAAAAGCGCGCAGCGCATCGCTTTTCACCTGTTGTCGGTCGAACCTCCGGATATCGACCGGCTGACCGCGGTGCTGGGCCGGATCCGCGACGGTGTCACGTTCTGCGCGGTGTGCGGCAACGTCTCCGACGAGCAGCGCTGCCGGATCTGCAACGACCCGCGCCGTGATGCCTCGCTGGTGTGTGTGGTCGAGGAGCCCAAGGACATCCAGGCGGTGGAACGCACCCGTGAGTTCCGCGGCCGCTACCACGTGCTGGGCGGTGCGCTGGACCCGCTGTCCGGGGTCGGCCCGGACCAGCTGCGGATCCGCGAACTGCTCAATCGGATCGGCGAGCGGGTCGATGGTGTCGACGTCGCCGAGGTGATCATCGCCACCGACCCGAACACCGAAGGCGAGGCGACCGCCACGTATCTGATGCGCATGTTGCGCGACATCCCCGGCCTGACGGTGACCCGGATCGCCTCCGGCCTGCCGATGGGTGGGGACCTCGAGTTCGCCGACGAGCTGACCCTGGGCCGGGCCCTGGCCGGCCGGCGCGCCATGGTCTAG
- a CDS encoding ester cyclase, producing MPDNASRRNRIRAAWAAAWDRGEVDAIDELLADRYRRIGANGTGLGREEFKASITATRTAFPDLLTTIDDIVVEGDRAAVRWHSTGSHEHSFLGVPATKRTVQVSGATFARFDGEHIVEEHVTWDPRTLLTALGIIAVGQDR from the coding sequence ATGCCCGACAACGCATCCCGCCGCAACCGCATCCGGGCCGCCTGGGCGGCCGCGTGGGACCGCGGCGAGGTGGACGCCATCGACGAGCTGTTGGCCGACCGGTACCGGCGCATCGGTGCCAACGGCACCGGCCTCGGCCGGGAGGAGTTCAAGGCGTCGATCACCGCGACGCGCACCGCGTTCCCCGACCTGCTCACCACCATCGACGACATCGTCGTCGAGGGCGACCGGGCGGCCGTGCGCTGGCACAGCACCGGCAGCCATGAGCACTCCTTCCTCGGGGTGCCCGCCACCAAGCGCACAGTGCAGGTCAGCGGTGCCACCTTCGCCCGGTTCGACGGCGAGCACATCGTGGAAGAGCACGTCACCTGGGATCCGCGGACCCTGCTGACCGCGCTCGGCATCATCGCGGTGGGACAAGACCGGTGA
- a CDS encoding flavin reductase family protein, with product MTDADLMKQVNRRFVTGVTAVTARDGELPRGLAVNAFASISLDPPTVMVAVQHTSSTHECLFRAEHLAINILSTDQLDVVTRFATKSDDKFAGLEWRPGPHGSPLLGRSAAAMEVRILERLQASTHTVFMCRVVHAEVTDLHPMVYSAGKFFDGGNLAALS from the coding sequence GTGACCGATGCCGATCTGATGAAACAGGTGAACCGTCGGTTCGTCACCGGGGTGACCGCCGTGACCGCCCGCGACGGTGAGCTGCCGCGCGGGCTCGCGGTCAACGCGTTCGCCAGTATCTCGCTGGACCCACCCACGGTCATGGTCGCCGTGCAACACACGTCGTCGACGCATGAATGCCTGTTCCGCGCAGAACATCTGGCCATCAACATCCTGTCCACCGACCAGCTCGACGTCGTCACCCGGTTCGCCACCAAATCGGATGACAAATTCGCGGGTCTGGAGTGGCGGCCCGGACCGCACGGCAGCCCGCTGTTGGGCCGCAGTGCCGCCGCGATGGAGGTGCGCATCCTCGAACGACTGCAGGCCAGCACGCACACCGTGTTCATGTGCCGGGTGGTCCACGCCGAGGTGACCGACCTGCACCCGATGGTGTACAGCGCCGGTAAGTTCTTCGACGGCGGCAACCTGGCCGCACTGTCCTAG
- a CDS encoding Rv3717 family N-acetylmuramoyl-L-alanine amidase, producing MATALLVAGTATVTSSTVPPAAAAPANIAGMIVFLDPGHNGANDASISRQVPTGRGGTKDCQASGTSTNSGYPEHTFNWDTTLRVRAALTQLGVRTAMSRGNDDALGPCVDERAAMANAIRPNAIVSIHADGGPANGRGFHVLYSSPPLNTAQAGPAVQFAQVMRDQMQGSGIPPANYIGSGGLDARADIAGLNLAQYPSILVECGNMKNPADSALMESDTGRQKYADAIVRGIVTYLAAGAR from the coding sequence TTGGCCACGGCCCTGCTCGTCGCCGGCACCGCCACCGTGACGTCCTCGACCGTGCCGCCCGCCGCTGCCGCCCCGGCCAACATCGCCGGCATGATCGTGTTCCTAGACCCCGGCCACAACGGCGCCAACGACGCGTCCATCAGCCGCCAGGTGCCCACCGGCCGGGGCGGCACGAAGGACTGCCAGGCCAGCGGCACCAGCACCAACTCGGGCTATCCGGAACACACCTTCAACTGGGACACCACGCTGCGGGTGCGGGCCGCTCTCACCCAGCTCGGGGTGCGCACGGCGATGTCGCGGGGTAACGACGACGCCCTGGGCCCGTGCGTCGACGAGCGCGCCGCCATGGCCAACGCCATCCGGCCCAACGCCATCGTGAGCATCCACGCCGACGGCGGACCCGCCAACGGCCGTGGGTTCCACGTGCTGTACTCGTCGCCGCCGCTGAACACCGCCCAGGCCGGGCCCGCTGTCCAGTTCGCCCAGGTGATGCGCGACCAGATGCAAGGCTCCGGCATCCCGCCGGCGAACTACATCGGGTCCGGCGGGCTGGACGCCCGCGCCGATATCGCCGGGCTGAACCTGGCGCAGTACCCGTCGATCCTGGTCGAGTGCGGCAACATGAAGAACCCGGCCGATTCGGCGCTGATGGAGTCCGACACCGGCCGCCAGAAGTACGCCGACGCCATCGTCCGCGGCATCGTCACCTACCTGGCGGCCGGGGCACGGTAG
- a CDS encoding BCCT family transporter — protein MTADLGTEPITEVPAPPRTGRLGSVFWTSVGISAVFVAWAVVLTDNLNKVTTASLNWVTGSFGWLYLVVTLGLLVFLVFLAFSPYGDVRLGKDSDRPEFSTLTWLAMILSAVMGIGLVSYGVAEPISHLAAPPHGLAEPGSPQAAVRAMQYSYFDWGLHAWAIFAVFGLAIAYSTYRMGRRTLVSQLFVPLIGDRANGPIGKVIDVLAVFATLFGTTTSLGLGALQVNNGLFTLFGIPVNNVAQVVIIAAVTAVFTMSAVTGVSKGIKFLSQGSTVMAVALFVFMLVVGPTVFIANLYIESLGTWATDFFRMSLQGTAFGDLEWMQWWTYFMLAWWVSWGAFVGVFLARISKGRTVRGFIVGVLVVPSVVFFTWFTVFGGTAIHIDMFEGGDIAKQTAADINSAFFATLAHFPLASVTSVVAILLVLIFFISGADANTYVLGMMTSDGTLTPRRGVLILWGVLTGITAVVLMFAGGLNALQNTVIVASLPFLIIIACLAVSFWKDLIADRKHTAPETPIADLIDD, from the coding sequence ATGACAGCTGACCTCGGCACCGAGCCGATCACGGAAGTACCGGCACCACCCCGGACGGGCCGGCTCGGATCGGTCTTCTGGACCTCCGTCGGCATCTCCGCCGTCTTCGTGGCGTGGGCCGTGGTGCTCACCGACAACCTCAACAAGGTCACCACCGCCTCCCTGAACTGGGTGACCGGCAGCTTCGGCTGGCTCTACCTGGTGGTGACGCTCGGCCTGCTGGTGTTCCTCGTCTTCCTCGCGTTCAGCCCGTACGGCGACGTCCGGCTCGGCAAGGACAGTGACCGCCCGGAGTTCAGCACCCTCACCTGGCTGGCGATGATCCTGAGCGCGGTCATGGGCATCGGATTGGTGTCCTACGGTGTCGCCGAACCGATCTCGCATCTGGCCGCGCCCCCGCACGGTCTGGCCGAACCCGGCAGCCCACAGGCCGCGGTGCGCGCCATGCAATACTCCTACTTCGACTGGGGTCTGCACGCCTGGGCCATCTTCGCGGTGTTCGGTCTGGCCATCGCCTACTCCACCTATCGGATGGGTCGGCGCACCCTGGTCAGCCAACTTTTCGTGCCGCTGATCGGCGATCGCGCGAACGGGCCGATCGGCAAGGTGATCGACGTGCTGGCGGTGTTCGCGACTCTGTTCGGCACCACAACCTCGCTCGGACTGGGCGCGCTCCAGGTCAACAACGGTCTGTTCACCCTGTTCGGCATCCCGGTCAACAACGTCGCCCAGGTGGTCATCATCGCCGCCGTGACGGCCGTGTTCACCATGTCCGCGGTGACCGGCGTCAGCAAGGGCATCAAGTTCCTCAGCCAGGGCAGCACGGTGATGGCGGTTGCGCTGTTCGTGTTCATGCTCGTCGTCGGACCGACCGTCTTCATCGCCAACCTCTACATCGAGTCACTGGGCACCTGGGCCACCGACTTCTTCCGGATGAGCCTGCAGGGCACCGCCTTCGGTGATCTGGAATGGATGCAGTGGTGGACCTATTTCATGCTGGCATGGTGGGTGTCGTGGGGCGCCTTCGTCGGGGTGTTCCTGGCCCGGATTTCCAAGGGCCGCACCGTCCGTGGGTTCATCGTCGGTGTGCTGGTGGTACCGAGCGTGGTGTTCTTCACCTGGTTCACCGTGTTCGGCGGAACCGCCATCCACATCGACATGTTCGAGGGCGGGGATATCGCCAAACAGACAGCCGCAGACATCAACAGCGCGTTCTTCGCGACCTTGGCCCACTTCCCGCTCGCCTCGGTGACCTCGGTGGTGGCCATCCTGCTGGTGCTGATCTTCTTCATCTCCGGCGCGGACGCCAACACCTATGTGCTGGGCATGATGACCAGTGACGGCACGCTGACGCCACGGCGCGGCGTCCTGATCCTGTGGGGTGTGCTGACCGGGATCACGGCCGTGGTGCTGATGTTCGCCGGCGGCCTCAACGCCTTGCAGAACACCGTGATCGTCGCCTCGCTGCCGTTCCTGATCATCATCGCGTGCCTGGCGGTGTCGTTCTGGAAGGACCTCATCGCCGACCGCAAGCACACCGCGCCCGAGACGCCCATCGCTGATCTCATCGACGACTAG
- a CDS encoding YbaB/EbfC family nucleoid-associated protein, whose protein sequence is MQPGSPPDMSALLAQAQQVQQQLMEAQEALANAEVHGQGGGGLVQVTMKGSGEVVAVAIDPKVIDPQDPETLQDLIVGALADAAKQVTILAQSRLGPLAGGLGGLGLPGL, encoded by the coding sequence ATGCAACCCGGCAGCCCGCCCGATATGTCCGCGCTGCTCGCGCAGGCCCAGCAGGTGCAGCAGCAACTGATGGAGGCGCAGGAGGCGCTGGCCAACGCGGAGGTGCACGGCCAGGGCGGCGGCGGCCTGGTTCAGGTCACGATGAAGGGCAGCGGTGAGGTGGTGGCGGTGGCCATCGATCCCAAGGTGATCGACCCGCAGGATCCGGAGACCCTGCAGGACCTCATCGTCGGTGCCCTGGCCGATGCCGCCAAGCAGGTGACCATCCTGGCGCAGTCGCGGCTGGGCCCGCTGGCCGGCGGGCTGGGTGGCCTCGGGTTGCCCGGACTGTAG